A stretch of Lathyrus oleraceus cultivar Zhongwan6 chromosome 6, CAAS_Psat_ZW6_1.0, whole genome shotgun sequence DNA encodes these proteins:
- the LOC127094522 gene encoding uncharacterized protein LOC127094522, translating into MTNPREYNNVSAMTTRNGKSHKVLEEKVEDEDQLLEVDLEIKENEVVREELVAPKKVVKEKVIEPKPLIKLPFSTRNKKKGQHEKNFEKFLELFKKIEINILLLEALEQIPTYAKFMKDIISKRRTIDTNPIILTKTCSAILQGMKIPMKKKDRGAVTIPCTTRDRSFKKGLIDLGASVSLMPLSIYKKLGIWVVQDTMMTLQLADHSFKKPYGIVEDVLVKIDKFVFPVDFVILEMPEDGEIPLILGRPFLDTRGCLINIEEGIMTLKVYDEELKIDVRNTMK; encoded by the coding sequence ATGACAAATCCTAGAGAGTATAATAATGTTAGTGCTATGACAACGAGAAACGGTAAATCTCATAAAGTCCTTGAGGAGAAAGTCGAAGATGAAGATCAATTACTTGAAGTAGATCTTGAGATCAAGGAAAATGAAGTTGTGAGGGAAGAATTGGTTGCACCTAAAAAAGTGGTGAAAGAAAAAGTCATTGAACCAAAACCGCTCATTAAGCTTCCCTTTTCCACCAGAAACAAGAAAAAGGGGcaacatgagaaaaactttgagaagttCCTAGAGTTGTTCAAGAAGATAGAAATCAACATTCTGCTTTTGGAAGCACTTGAACAAATTCCGACCtatgcaaaattcatgaaagacatcattTCTAAGAGGCGAACCATTGACACCAACCCGATTATTCTAACCaaaacttgtagtgctattttgcagggtatgaaaATTCCAATGAAGAAGAAGGATCGAGGAGCTGTCACTATCCCTTGCACCACCAGAGATAGGTCATTCAAAAAAGGTCTTATTGATTTAGGAGCCAGTGTGAGTCTCATGCCGCTATCCATTTACAAGAAACTGGGTATATGGGTTGTGCAAGATACCATGATGACACTTCAACTCGCCGATCATTCATTTAAGAAACCTTATGGGATAGTTGAAGATGTTCTAGTGAAGATTGACAAGTTTGTATTCCCGGTGGATTTCGTGATTCTAGAAATGCCTGAGGATGGAGAGATTCCTCTCATTCTTGGGAGACCCTTTTTAGACACTAGAGGATGTTTGATCAACATAGAGGAAGGTATTATGACTTTGAAGGTTTATGATGAGGAGTTAAAAATTGATGTTAGAAACACCATGAAATAA